The following nucleotide sequence is from Eremothecium cymbalariae DBVPG#7215 chromosome 6, complete sequence.
TTGATAATATGCATCAATAGTATTATACCCTATAATCCTCGCCTTCATATTGCCTGCAGGTAAAACATCGccaatttttgaaatatgcACTTGCCCAAGCCTGTCATCGGACAGctttatataaaaatattgctGGTCTCGGGTCTCAACCATACAGGAATCTAACAAATAACCGACGGAAAAGGCCTGCAGTGCCTCATGCTCTAGCAATGTATCATTCAATGATAAAACATGTGGTAACGTAGAAACAAGGATTGTCTTGTTGCCGTTTTTAGTAGTTAAAGTTGCAATAATTCTGCACTTTATGTTATTTCCAACGGGATActtattttttataatatctGTGGAAAAACACTGCAACTGAGAAATGCCCAGGAAACCATCAACTAAACCAAATGCTTTACCAACAATACCATgatttgtaattttttgGCATAAAAAGTCAACAGTTTGGCCAGGAATCACAGCATCAACTGATGATATCTGAGATACCTTACACTTCTTCGATGCAAAATCAAAGTTAACGGTAACTGTTCTTCCGCTTCTCTTTACAATATTAGCTAAAAAGACTGACCCTGCTAAAAGTTCATTAGAACCAGGAAAATCCTTTTTGGAGATGAAACCtgtaatatttttgataccAAGATCTAGAATAGCACCATGATCTTCTATGCTTTTAACAGAGCATTGGATAGTTGAGTTTTTAGACAAGTCCTCGTCTTCTAATTGATTGACCTTGGGTGGCTCAATCGACAACTCAATTCTGTGTTTCTTCTTATGTTGTGGGTCTAAAGctgtatttttttgaacATAACATCTCAACCACTGGCCCACTGTAAAGTAGTTCTGTAGATTAGGCAGTTCCGCCGTTGGTCTATTGTTCTCATTTTTTCGTTCATCGGAGGAGTCGTATTCACCATCCTCGTCTTCACTGTCTGAGCCACTTTCCATAGCATCATCCAATTCCTCCAAAATTGAACTAAACCGATCAGAAATATTAGTTAACGGAACATAACCTCTTAGATTATCCGTGAATGCAACACAGATATCCATCTTGCTAATAGAACAAACTTGCCCCAGCACAAGAGTTCCAGGGGTTAAAGCCCTAAAGGAGACATGCTCAATAATATCAGTTGTATCTTCAGATCCCTTAACATTACCGGCTCCTTCCTTCATCGAACCACTggaattcttcttcttctttttgggtCTTCCCTCCATCTTTGAAGATTCCTCAACACCAAATAACACATCACGAGCTGCTTCGTTAGCAACTTGCTTTAATTCCAACGGTGTTAGTACCGAAGCTCCACCTCTTGGAAATGCTATTTCTTCAGTACTTTTCAGTAAGGTTGACTGCTCAACCTGCTGCGTAGAACCTTGTCCGTCCAAGGGGGGTTCAACTTCCCTCTTTCTCTTATTAATACCTTCTGCCGCCATGTTGAAGGTCCCGCTCTCTCTCTGTATACTACTTTAAAATTAGGCGTCTGAATATTATCTATTATAGTTCCTATTTCGACGTTCAGATGTTATCTAAATAAATAACTAATACAACACTTCAATCCTGATGGGGCACCTGAGTATTTTAGAACCAAAATAACTCTCTTCtcatcatctcatctctTCAACATCTACATCAAATTTCATGTAtagatgttgaaaaaaaattttccacgaaatagaaaaaagaaatcctTGCTTACATTATCGAGGTGATTTTATCGAACCTTAAAATGAACTACAAAATGCTGCAACTATATAGAAAAAACTAAGTTGGAACGATTCTCCTCGAGcaaattgaatattaaGTCCTTTAGGTTTATAGATAATTGGGTTTCAGCCACTCTTGGTAAAGTTTTTTTGCTTTACCGCTCATctgtatattttatttcttgGGAGGATGTTGTATTTCGTATCTGTAAAATAACTTATAGCcacaaagaagaaaatctATAAACAAATATTGAGCTTGGATGACTGGGTTAATTGCATCAAGGTTATTAGGCATCATCACAATGAAGGATTTACTATAGTATGCTAATAGATGTTGAAggattgttttaattgCAAGTTTTGTTCACGTGACCAGAAATAACATTTATCTCAAAAGTAAAACCTATATTTTGTCCATACCACTTCTTCTATCTCGTAATGATTCTATCACAAAATCGTATAGCGAAGTCGAGAATGTCATTTAACGTACGGAAGAGCAGTACATGTGGTATGAATAATGACAGGCCAAGGCCTTCGTTTTCTTCGTCGAAGACATCATTGAGCTCTATTACTGCAGCCTCTTCGACAGTTTTAGAACGGCAGAATACGGAAGCGTATGCCGGTGCTACATTTGAAACTGTTCCTAGTTCCGTTGTCTCATTCCATCACCCACACTCGTACAGGTCCACGGCTTTGGGGAGTGTTGATTCGTTGGcgaggagcaggaggaaCACTGGCTCTGATTCTTTAGCTTTGACGCCTCTCCATTCAAGGACTTCCGAACAATCACGAACTCCTTCTAGAATTCCACATTTTAGGTTTTTTACTGAGGAACAACTTGAGAATGCTCAAGGGGCAGCTTCTACATTAGGTTATACAGACTACGATACAGATTGGGATGCGATCCCGGCGTATGAACAATACCGACTACATGCTCAACCAAGATCCTCAATTTCCTCATTTCGGAACACAAGTGACCAAGCAGCAGGATCTGTtctttcatcaacaagagGAAGGTCTTCTATCTCTTGTGCTGTAGATCAAAGTGGAGGAAGGCCCTCTCAAGATAGTTTTTCTCGTTCATCACAAAGCTCGTCTCAATACTCATTTAGAGCGAGGATCCCTGTTGAGGTTGAGGAAGCAGCAGGTAGTTCCCATTTGACAGGCGATACCATATCTGATCACTACAGTGATGGTGATACTGATCTTCAATTATTGGCTGATGAGGATGGTTCCAATATAATAGAATCTTCTGAAACTCAGAATGGtccaaacaaaaaatcttGCCACACGGAGTATCTAAAACCGCAGTATCATGAAAGATTTTACCCCCAGCATAATCCACATTTACATTTCCAACGATTTTACATAGCCGAGGAAGATTTTGTTATAGGTATTGCAGGTTTCAAAACTTCCATTTGGAAGAAATATTCGTATAATATTTGGTGTTGGTTAACTTTTGGTCTATTATATTTGATTTGCAAGTGGATTCCACGTTATAAGGTAAAGCTGTGTGGCACGAAAACTCTTTTAGGAAAAGCAGAATGGGTGGTTGTAGAAAATCAATACGGCGAATTGTCGATTATCGATGTCAAGAGGGAGTGGTATAATAGACCTTTAAGTACTATCTTTCCTTTGGAATACGACCCAACACTCACCAATTACCGCCATTATCACCATGAAAGCGAATCCAATCCAAACGTCCCGATAATTATTTCGTTTGAATACAGgtatttaaaattgatatATTCACCCTTACTCGATATATTCCAGACGAATTCTAACTGGACAGATCCTAATTGGGTTGATTTAGATCTAGCATCCAAGGGATTACCAACCGCTATACATGAAGATAGAGTCATTGCATTCGGCAAAAACAGTATTAGattgaaacaaaaagatacATCTCAAATTTTTTTCGAGGAGGCTTTACATCCATTTTatgtttttcaaattttctCTATTATCCTTTGGATGTTTGACGAATATTACTTTTATGCGGCTTGTATTTTTATCATTTCAGCGTTTTCTATAATGGATAcaatttttgaaaccaaaCAGTCCTATGCTAGATTGTTCGAGGTTTCGCATTTCCATTGCGATGTTCGTGTCTACAAGGATGGTTTCTGGACGCaggtttcttcttctgatttAGTTCCTGGAGACATATATGAAATTTCTGATCCATCATTGTCCGTTGTACCCTGTGATTCCGTTTTAATTTCAGGTGACTGCCTCACTAACGAGTCTATGCTAACTGGTGAGTCTGTCCctgtttcaaaagttgCAGCAACGGTAGAAACTATGCATCAATTGTTGGAGGATTTTATGGACACCCAGGTATCTGGCTTcgtttcaaaatcttttcttttcaatgGTACCAAGCTAATAAGAGTTCGCCCAGCAGCAGGACAGTCTACGGCTTTAGCCATGGCTGTTCGAACTGGTTTTTCAACCACCAAAGGTGGATTGGTGCGGTCTATGGTCTTCCCAAAGCCTATTGGTTTTAAGTTCTACGAAGATTCCTTCAAATACCTTGGTATTATGGCACTAGTTGCATGCTTTGGGTTCTTCATTAACATTATTCAGTTTATCAGTATGGGGTTGAGTAAAAGGGTAATAATTCTTCGTGGACTAGATATAGTTACTATTGTTATCCCTCCGGCGTTACCGGCATCGTTGTCCATTGGCACTGGATTTGCATTAAACagattaaagaaaaaaggaatTTTCTGTATCACTCCAACAAGGCTAAATATTGGAGGTAAGATCGACGTCATGTGCTTTGATAAAACAGGAACATTAACCGAGGATGGCCTAACTGTTTTGGGCGTACATTTTGTACAAAATTCAAGaaaagaattaaattttAGCGACTTAATTAAAGACGTTGGTGGCCTATGCAGCAATTTCGCTCACAATGATTCTCCTTTTCAGAATGCTATGAAGGCCAagaaattcttcttttctttacTAACATGCCATTCATTGAGAGTAGTTAATGATGAGCTCATAGGAGATCCTCTAGACTTCAAAATGTTTCAGTTTACAAAATGGACATATGCAGAAGATACAAAGGGGTACAAGTTTTCCTCCTTATACGAAGAAAGGCATGATACAGGTCTTTTACCAGAAAATAGCAGTATATCGCCCGCTATTGTTTATCGAAACGCTGATGGTAATTTGGATAATGAAAGTACAAATAATATGATAGGTATTGTTAGGagttttgaatttttgCCTCAATTAAGACGTATGAGTGTGATAGTTAAGCCGTTTTCTGAAAAAGTGTTCATTTCATTCACCAAGGGTGCTCCAGAAGTAATTGCAGATCTCTGTAATAGATCTTCTTTACCTGAAGATTATGACAATTTATTGAACAATTATACGCATAAAGGTTATAGAGTTATTTCTTGTGCTGgaaaagttttgaataaaaaCTCATG
It contains:
- the YPK9 gene encoding putative acid anhydride hydrolase (similar to Ashbya gossypii AFR567W), whose product is MILSQNRIAKSRMSFNVRKSSTCGMNNDRPRPSFSSSKTSLSSITAASSTVLERQNTEAYAGATFETVPSSVVSFHHPHSYRSTALGSVDSLARSRRNTGSDSLALTPLHSRTSEQSRTPSRIPHFRFFTEEQLENAQGAASTLGYTDYDTDWDAIPAYEQYRLHAQPRSSISSFRNTSDQAAGSVLSSTRGRSSISCAVDQSGGRPSQDSFSRSSQSSSQYSFRARIPVEVEEAAGSSHLTGDTISDHYSDGDTDLQLLADEDGSNIIESSETQNGPNKKSCHTEYLKPQYHERFYPQHNPHLHFQRFYIAEEDFVIGIAGFKTSIWKKYSYNIWCWLTFGLLYLICKWIPRYKVKLCGTKTLLGKAEWVVVENQYGELSIIDVKREWYNRPLSTIFPLEYDPTLTNYRHYHHESESNPNVPIIISFEYRYLKLIYSPLLDIFQTNSNWTDPNWVDLDLASKGLPTAIHEDRVIAFGKNSIRLKQKDTSQIFFEEALHPFYVFQIFSIILWMFDEYYFYAACIFIISAFSIMDTIFETKQSYARLFEVSHFHCDVRVYKDGFWTQVSSSDLVPGDIYEISDPSLSVVPCDSVLISGDCLTNESMLTGESVPVSKVAATVETMHQLLEDFMDTQVSGFVSKSFLFNGTKLIRVRPAAGQSTALAMAVRTGFSTTKGGLVRSMVFPKPIGFKFYEDSFKYLGIMALVACFGFFINIIQFISMGLSKRVIILRGLDIVTIVIPPALPASLSIGTGFALNRLKKKGIFCITPTRLNIGGKIDVMCFDKTGTLTEDGLTVLGVHFVQNSRKELNFSDLIKDVGGLCSNFAHNDSPFQNAMKAKKFFFSLLTCHSLRVVNDELIGDPLDFKMFQFTKWTYAEDTKGYKFSSLYEERHDTGLLPENSSISPAIVYRNADGNLDNESTNNMIGIVRSFEFLPQLRRMSVIVKPFSEKVFISFTKGAPEVIADLCNRSSLPEDYDNLLNNYTHKGYRVISCAGKVLNKNSWLHSQKVTREEVESDLEFLGFIIFENRLKSSTKSTLESLNAANIRTIMCTGDNVLTAISVGREANLINNSRVFVASLIEPMNQSKEMLVWQDVDRPSEVLDTVTLKPSLEYDEDYTLAITGDVFRVLFKNNEFVSNQYLNNVLLKCSIYARMSPDEKHELVEQLQGLNYAVGFCGDGANDCGALKAADIGVSLSDAEASVAAPFTSQIFEISCVLDVIKEGRAALVTSFACFQYMSLYSAIQFITINILYSRGINLADFQFLYIDLFLIVPIAIFMSWSKPYSVLAKKRPSANLVSPKILVPFFVQLIIIFVFQIIPWYMVQKMPWYIKPVAGDDNAVKSSDNTVLFFVSNFQYILIAIVLSVGPPYREPISKNFGLIADVVLSVLASLKLMYLDCNSWLGSLFFLTEISPNFKLMICGWVALNCLVQLVVPGKFKYLFRKKRSSKKYKNILREQMLSHTV